AACCACCTCGGCCAGCCAGGCAATTTCATCGGGTACGAAGGTCTTGGAAAAATCCGTCCCGACATTCAGCGCCCAGTGCAGCGGCGCCTGCGACTGTTCGGCCAGCAGATAGCCCGGTGCCTTCATGAAGGGAACCGGCTGCTGCGCCCAATCCTGCAGACGCTGCTCGGAATCAAACAGCAGCAGGTAGTCATCACCGTCCGATTCAAGTACCAGCGGAAACCCCTGAGACTGCTCCTCGCCTTCCGCTGCCGGAGGCTCGGTCTCGGGATGCAGCGGCAGGAAAAACACCGTATTGAGCACCAGATCGTAGAAGCGGCTTTGCACGTCGGGATTTTCCGGATTGTCGCGGTACTCTTCAAGGGCCTGATCAAGGCTCAGGCCGGTCGGGCTGTCGTTCATGGCATGCTCCTGGTACACAAAAGGGGGGGTCGGCAGGTTCGACGCCAGGAACAACCCATGACATCGCGAAAAAAACAGGGCTCGGATGTTACCCAATCCGCCGGCAGCTGGCAACCGCAAGAACGGGAAAAACGGTTTTCGCCGGCAAAAAGATCACGGGGCGGTCGGCCAGCGTGTCATGCCCGCTGGC
The Desulfuromonas thiophila genome window above contains:
- a CDS encoding SseB family protein yields the protein MNDSPTGLSLDQALEEYRDNPENPDVQSRFYDLVLNTVFFLPLHPETEPPAAEGEEQSQGFPLVLESDGDDYLLLFDSEQRLQDWAQQPVPFMKAPGYLLAEQSQAPLHWALNVGTDFSKTFVPDEIAWLAEVVQQCQQADAADED